The Porites lutea chromosome 4, jaPorLute2.1, whole genome shotgun sequence genome contains a region encoding:
- the LOC140932945 gene encoding uncharacterized protein, with the protein MLFIVYQRKTRKMKTFVAPILSVFVLLSGVSGVRHGGDQANDTSPDISNEKCPLQLNTKLPGMNCSVPNDYFCGQITCSALFSHVDIKLTMKITQVDDSDWPSGYISAYISLSVRDNLTWSHSFLDGEKFKVPGFPLKVEGFEGADVFLQVSLKKENRAIYFKVDLHAIWSNLTTEKTYSTTIFAGKTPDDPMLTIAVCRFRPFDGKSDDHERPFHKRFQAFPTFSKVLIAMAVFALVFFLIVIASFYYCKKKKVTAGQVNPSKPPSYEEATSIKTKVPMQPLINEV; encoded by the exons ATGTTATTTATAGTGTATCAACGAAAAACACGAAAGATGAAGACTTTTGTTGCCCCGATCCTGTccgtttttgttcttctttcgGGAGTATCAG GTGTTAGACATGGTGGTGACCAGGCCAACGATACCTCTCCGGACATTTCTAACGAGAAGTGTCCACTGCAATTGAATACTAAACTTCCCGGCATGAATTGTTCAGTTCCTAACGACTACTTCTGTGGGCAAATCACGTGCTCAGCTCTCTTCAGCCACGTGGATATCAAGTTGACCATGAAAATTACCCAAGTGGATGATTCAGATTGGCCAAGTGGGTACATTTCGGCTTATATCAGTTTGTCTGTTCGAGACAACCTGACATGGTCGCACTCCTTCCTTGATGGCGAAAAGTTTAAGGTTCCTGGGTTCCCGCTGAAAGTGGAAGGTTTTGAGGGAGCTGATGTGTTTTTACAGGTCTccctaaagaaagaaaatcgcgCCATCTATTTCAAG GTTGACTTACACGCTATATGGAGTAACCTCACAACAGAGAAAACATACAGTACAACGATCTTTGCGGGAAAAACGCCAGACGATCCCATGTTAACCATTGCAGTTTGCCGTTTTCGTCCCTTTGATG GTAAGTCAGATGATCATGAACGCCCATTTCATAAAAGATTCCAGGCGTTCCCGACTTTTTCCAAGGTTCTGATTGCTATGGCAGTTTTTGCACTTGTATTTTTCCTAATCGTTATCGCCTCCTTTTACTACTGCAAGAAGAAAAAGGTAACCGCTGGCCAAGTGAATCCTTCCAAGCCTCCTTCCTATGAAGAGGCTACTTCGATCAAAACCAAGGTTCCGATGCAGCCGCTGATCAATGAAGTGTAG